Below is a window of Leifsonia sp. NPDC080035 DNA.
AGACCTCGTTCTCGGTCGGTGTCGCCGAGCTGCAGGGCTCGCCGTTCCTCGTCGACGGAACGAAGGCGCAGATCGGCACCCGCGAGTCCGTACCGGACGTCGCCCGCATCATCGGCCGCCAGGTCGCGGCGATCGTCTGGCGGACGTTCGCCCAGGCCGACCTGGAGACGATGGCGGAGTACGCGGGCGTGCCGGTGGTGAACGCGCTGACGGACGAGTTCCACCCGTGCCAGATCCTCGCCGACCTGCTCACGGTGCGCGAGCACAAGGGCGGCACGGAGGGGCTGACGCTGAGCTTCTTCGGCGACGGCGCGAGCAACATGGCGCACTCGTACCTGCTCGGCGGCGTCACCGCCGGGATGCACGTGCGCGTCGCCGCGCCGGCCGGGTACCGCCCCGACCCGCAGATCGTCGCGGACGCCGAGGCCGTCGCCGCGGCGACCGGCGGCTCGGTGCTGATCACGGAGGACGCGGCGGAGGCCGCACGCGGTGCGGACGTGATGATCACCGACACCTGGGTGTCGATGGGCAAGGAGGACGAGAAGGCCGAGCGCGTGGCCGTCTTCGGCGGCTACACCGTGGATGCCGCGCTCATGGGCCTCGCGAAGCCGGACGCCGTCTTCCTGCACTGCCTGCCGGCCTACCGCGGGCTGGAGGTCACCGCCGAGGTGCTGGACGGTCCGCAGTCGGTGATCTGGGACGAGGCGGAGAACCGGCTGCACGCCCAGAAGGCCGTGCTGGCGTGGCTGCTGGCGAAGAACGAGACCGTCTCGAACGAGGGGAGCGCGGCATGAGCGCGGAGAACGGCGTCGGCAAGACGGACGAGGGCAAGCTCTGGGGAGCGCGGTTCGCCGGCGGCCCGTCGCCGGAGCTCGCCCTGCTGAGCAGGTCCACGCACTTCGACTGGGCGCTCGCCGCCTACGACATCGCGGGCTCGCGCGCCCACGCGAAGGCGCTCGCCTCCGCCGGCTACCTGACCGACGAGGAACTGGCGGGGATGCTCGACGCACTCGACCGCCTCGACGACGATGTGGCCTCCGGCGTGTTCGTCGCGGCCGAGACGGATGAGGACGTGCACGGCGCGCTGGAGCGCGGCCTCATCGAGCGTGCGGGCGCGGAGCTCGGCGGCAAGCTGCGCGCCGGCCGGTCCCGCAACGACCAGATCGCGACCCTGGTGCGGATGTACCTGCGCGACCACTCCGGCGTGATCGCCGAGCAGCTCATCGCGCTGGTGGACGCGATCGCGGCGCAGGCGGACGCGCATCCCGCCGCCATCCTGCCGGGGCGCACCCACCTGCAGCACGCGCAGCCGGTGCTGCTGGCGCACCACCTGCTCGCACACTGCTGGCCGCTCGTTCGCGACCTGGAGCGGCTGGTGGACTGGGATCGACGTGCCGATGTCTCGCCGTACGGTGCGGGAGCGCTCGCCGGCTCCACGCTCGGGCTCGACCCCCTGCTCGTCGCCCGCGAGCTCGGCTTCGCCGCCAGCTCGGAGAACTCGATCGACGGGACGGCCGCCCGCGACGTCGTCGCGGAGTTCGCGTTCGTCACCGCTCAGATCGGCGTCGACCTGTCGCGC
It encodes the following:
- the argH gene encoding argininosuccinate lyase, which translates into the protein MSAENGVGKTDEGKLWGARFAGGPSPELALLSRSTHFDWALAAYDIAGSRAHAKALASAGYLTDEELAGMLDALDRLDDDVASGVFVAAETDEDVHGALERGLIERAGAELGGKLRAGRSRNDQIATLVRMYLRDHSGVIAEQLIALVDAIAAQADAHPAAILPGRTHLQHAQPVLLAHHLLAHCWPLVRDLERLVDWDRRADVSPYGAGALAGSTLGLDPLLVARELGFAASSENSIDGTAARDVVAEFAFVTAQIGVDLSRFAEEIILWNTREFGFVTLDDSYSTGSSIMPQKKNPDIAELARGKSGRLIGNLTGLLTTLKGLPLAYNRDLQEDKEPVFDSVRTLEVLLPAFTGMVATLRFHTDRMAELAPQGFSLATDVAEWLVKQHVPFRNAHEITGSLVRFAEDNGLELHEVSDEQLAAIDPLLTPEVRSVLTVEGSVASRAGAGGTAPERVQEQLAALTERVRAVAGGFAAARRDLV
- the argF gene encoding ornithine carbamoyltransferase; the encoded protein is MTRHFLRDDDLNPAEQAEVLDLAARLKRDRFALSPLQGPQTVALIMDKPTLRTQTSFSVGVAELQGSPFLVDGTKAQIGTRESVPDVARIIGRQVAAIVWRTFAQADLETMAEYAGVPVVNALTDEFHPCQILADLLTVREHKGGTEGLTLSFFGDGASNMAHSYLLGGVTAGMHVRVAAPAGYRPDPQIVADAEAVAAATGGSVLITEDAAEAARGADVMITDTWVSMGKEDEKAERVAVFGGYTVDAALMGLAKPDAVFLHCLPAYRGLEVTAEVLDGPQSVIWDEAENRLHAQKAVLAWLLAKNETVSNEGSAA